A genomic window from Lotus japonicus ecotype B-129 chromosome 1, LjGifu_v1.2 includes:
- the LOC130729201 gene encoding uncharacterized protein LOC130729201, with amino-acid sequence MDRSWMRANRLSDEFDKGVVEFLEFAEKNLPNNKGLFPCPCVSCGNRDPKLTKAEIRDHLAWKGICQNYTRWIWHGEVVTPSVSQREKVCVDTDDRLEDMIHDIGEESFKRAHVYDTLCKDKEEPLYPGCTNFTRLSAVLRLFNLKAKNGWSDKSFTDLLGLLKEMLPEGNTMPNRHYEAKKVLCPMGMEYEKIHACPNDCILYRKEFENYDHCPKCKASRYKKKDGDSNDDVSTKGPPAKVLWYLPIISRFKRLFSNANDARNLRWHAEERIDDGKIRHVADSLQWKNIDGNFAKESRNLRLGLANIWAVCCLWISSFRVLTILLL; translated from the coding sequence ATGGATCGTAGTTGGATGAGAGCTAATCGATTAAGTGATGAGTTTGATAAAGGAGTGGTAGAATTTCTAGAATTTGCTGAAAAGAATCTTCCAAACAATAAGGGGCTTTTTCCATGTCCTTGTGTTTCTTGTGGGAACCGGGACCCAAAACTTACTAAGGCTGAAATAAGGGACCATCTAGCTTGGAAAGGGATTTGTCAAAATTATACACGATGGATATGGCATGGTGAAGTAGTAACTCCAAGTGTATCacaaagagagaaagtatgTGTAGATACAGATGATCGGCTGGAAGACATGATACATGATATTGGAGAAGAATCATTCAAGAGAGCGCATGTGTATGATACTTTATGTAAAGACAAGGAAGAACCTTTGTACCCGGGATGCACAAACTTTACACGGTTGTCAGCTGTGTTAagattgtttaatttgaaggCGAAAAATGGATGGAGTGATAAAAGTTTCACTGATTTGCTTGGATTGTTGAAAGAAATGCTTCCAGAAGGTAACACAATGCCGAATCGTCATTATGAAGCCAAGAAAGTATTGTGTCCGATGGGCATGGAGTATGAAAAAATACATGCATGCCCTAATGATTGCATCTTATACAgaaaagagtttgaaaactATGATCATTGTCCGAAGTGCAAGGCCTCACGCTACAAAAAGAAAGATGGCGATTCCAATGATGATGTGAGCACAAAGGGTCCTCCTGCAAAAGTGTTATGGTACCTACCAATAATTTCAAGGTTCAAGAGATTGTTCTCTAATGCAAATGACGCAAGGAACCTTAGATGGCATGCAGAAGAGAGAATTGATGATGGAAAAATTCGCCATGTAGCTGATTCTTTGCAATGGAAGAATATTGATGGGAATTTTGCCAAAGAGTCGAGAAACCTTAGACTTGGACTTGCTAACATTTGGGCAGTTTGTTGCCTTTGGATTAGTAGCTTTAGAGTTCTTACTATCTTATTGCTTTAG